DNA from Aliarcobacter butzleri:
ATACTCTTTTGGTGTAATTTGAAAGATTCTTTTAAAACTTCTATTTAAGTGGCTTTGGTCAAAAAAACCACTATTTTGTGCTATTTGAGAAATAGAAATATTTGAAGTCAATAACTCTTTTGCTAGATGAACTTTTTTATTTAAAATATATGAGTGAATTGGAAGTCCAAACTCTTTTTTAAATACTCGTATTAGATGAACAACTGTTAAATCAAACTTCAAAGCTAACTCATCTAAAATAAACTCTTCAAGATAACTTTCATCTAAATATTTTTTTATATTCATTGCTAAAATTGATTCTTCTTTATAGTTTTGTTCTGTTTGTTCAAAAGAGAAAAATGCCAGACAAAATAGATAAATATTTTCTTCTTTTTCTATCAAAGAAACTTTAATATCAAGTAAACAATCACATAACTTTATAAAACTTTTATAGATGTTTTTATTTTTGATTAACTCAAAAGCTGATGAGAAATTAAAATCTAAATTCTTTAAATAATCTTTTTTCAAGTATAAAACATATCCATCTTTTGACTTTTCATTTGTTGTTGCACTATGAGGAATTTGACTATTTATGATAGCAATTTCATTTGGGTTTAGTCCAATAAAAGTATCATTAAAAATAAGAGTTAATGAACCTTTTTTTATTGCAGTGATTGTAAGTTCTTCATGTAAATGCATCTTTACACAATCTTCGATATCTTCTACATATCGTAACTCGATAAAGTCTAGTTTTGGGTTTTTAAAGATATCTGATTTCATCTATTTGGTTTAATATTTAAAAATTTCTACTAGTGTTGAAGAAATCTCTTTTGATTTTTCAATATCAACAGTTCCAACTTTTTTTAAAAGTCTTGATTTATCGACAGTTCTAATCTGGTCAAGTAAAATTAAACCTTTTTTTCCTTCAAAATTTATTTTTGGTCTAAATATAAAATCAAAGCCTTTACTTGTAAGAGGAGAAACTATAACTGTATTTAAAACGTTCATTTCATTGGGAGAAATAATTATACAAGGTCTAGTTTTTTGAATTTCACTTCCTATTGTTGGATTTAATTTTACTAAATAAATATCAAATCTTTTTATTGTTTCTTCTACCATTCATAATCTTCCAAATCACTATCATTTAAAAAATCTTCAAGAATTCCATCATCTTTTTTATTTTTATTTTTTTCAATAACTTTTTTAATATTTTTTTCCCAATCTTCTCTAGCAGTTTTTTTAACAGGTTTTAAAAGTAAACCATTTTCGACTACTTCTAAATCTATTTCAACATTTTCGAGTTGAGCTTCTTTTATAAGAGCTTTTGGTATTCTAATACCTTGTGAATTTCCTATTTTTGTAAGCATTGTCATTTTTAAATCCTACAATTTTTATTTTATTTTGTAATTATATTGTAATAACATTTGTTAGTCAATTATTTTTACTTATAAAATATACTTTTTGTCTTTATAACAGTTTTTGGATTAACTCCAAAATATTTTGTAAAAGTAGTTGTAAAACTTTGTTGATACTTATATCCAACAAGTTGTGAAATTTCATTGACATTATAATCACCTGTTTCAAGCAGTTGTTTAGCTTTTAACATTTTTTGCTCAATTATCAAATTTCCAGGACTTGTATTAAAATATTTTTTAAATCCAGTTTTTAGTTTAAATTCATTTAATGCAACTTTTTTTGATAAAGTCGTTATTGTAAAATCTTCTTCGAAAGATAAAATCAAATCTTTTGCTTTATACAAAGCTTGCATATCTTTTTCATCAAACTTTACAATACTATTTTTAGATATTGTTTCTTCTTTAAAAAGTTCAAAAAATTCACAATACAAAAGTTCTAAAACTTTTGATTGTAAAAAAATATCTCCTAAATTTCCTTCATACATATCAAAATGATAAAGTTGATTTAAAATTTTGTTTGTTAAAAAATTTGTAGCTTCACTTTTTAAAAGTTCCTGACAACTATTTTTTTCTAAAGCATTTAAAACATACTCACTCTTTTTGTTTAATGGTAAATTCTTAGCTAAAAAATCTTTTTTTACAATCAAAGAAATTTTATTTACTTCACCTTTTTTTGCTTTTGATTCAGTATTTTCTTCTTTGATTAGTTCTATATCTGTTCTATTCTTTGAAGTTGAAAAGCCATAGTTATGGATTTTTGATTTATAACTTACATCTCCAATAAGATTAAAATCAAGTAATATTCCATCAACTTTTGACTTTGATTGAACGGTAATATCATCTTTTAAAGTCAAGTTTGCTTTTACAAAATATACCTCGTCAATAACTTTTTTACCAAAAATAGAAGCTTCCACTTTTTCTTTGGGAAAAGACATAAATCCTTCATCATCAAACTGAAAAATAGTTTCATTTAAAGACATAGTTCCCCTTTAAAAATACTATTAGAATAAAAACAAATACTAACAGATTAAAAAATTAATTGCTAATGATAACGATTATTGCTTATAATCTTCATTAAATAAAATTTAGGGAGAAAAGATGTACAAAACATTTACAAAATTTACTATTATTTCACTCATTACAAGTCAAATATGTTTGGCAAATGAACAAAAAACTACTACTTTAGATGAAATAACAGTTAGTGCAAATAAAATGGAAGAAAATATCCAAGATGTACCACAAAGTATAAGTGTTGTAACAGAAAATGACATTGAAGAAAAAAGTATAAAAAATGTTTCAGATGTTATTGAAAAAATACCAAATCTATCTTCAACATATATGTATTCTGAAAGAGTTAATTTTAGAGGTATAAATACTTCAGTTTTTACAAATAACAATCCAGTTGTTATTTATATAGATGGAGTTCCACATAGTAGTGTTTATGGCTTTGATGCATCTTTACAAAATGCACAACAAGTTGAAGTTTTAAGAGGACCTCAAGGGGCTTTATATGGTAAAGATAGTATTGGAGGAGTTATAAATATAATTACAAAAGAGCCAAAAAATGAATTAAATGGTTTTGTTGGTGTAGAGTATGGAATAAATAACTTTATGCAAACAAGTTTTAATGCAAATGGTGCAGTAATTGCTGATAAACTTTTTTTAGGAATAAATGGTAAAGTAGGAAAAGATAATGGCTGGCAAACAAATCACAATCCAAACCAAGATAAAGATTCTACAAGAAAAGAGTTTCATCAACTAAATACAAATCTAAAATATAATGCAACAGATAATTTTAGTATGGTTTTAAATATTTTTAATGACAAAGACTATAAGTATGGTTTTGAAGGTGGAGCTGTACCTCAAACACAAAATATAAATAATTATAAAAGAAAAGATTTTAAAGATGTAAATTTTGAAACAGATTCTTATATGAAAAATAAATCAAATGCTCAATCACTTAAAATGGAGTATTCATTTGATGAAAATAATACCTTGACTTCAATAACTGCAAATAAACACATGAATATAGATGGAACGTGGGATGTTGATTATGGAAATAATCGAAGTTATGATGAAATGTCTATGTATCAGGATGCAAAATCAAAAAATTTTTCTCAAGAAATTAGACTAACTGGTGAGAATAATCTATTTAGATATGTTACGGGAATATATTTTGAAAAAGATAGTTTTGATTTTGACAATTATGGCATGGAATATCCAAGTTATCTAGTAGGAAATCCTTTTGGTACAGGAGTTGGAGCAGAATTTAACTCTATTTCCCAAGCAGATAGTTCAACTTATGCAACTTTTGGGCAAGTAATTATTCCTTTTTTAGAAACTTATGAATTAACTTTAGGAGGAAGATATCAAAAAATAAAAAAAGAGATGAATTTAGATTACTATTTTAATCCTATTAATATATCAACAAATCCAATTTTTCAATTTGATGAAGAGAATACTTGGAATATCTTTTTACCAAAAATTGCTATTTCAAAAAAATTTGATGATAAATTAACTACTTATATAAGTGCTTCAAAAGGCTATCTTCCAGGAGGATATAATAACTTTGCTTCTTCAGGTAATGAGGAAGACAATAGATTTGATGCACAAACATCTATGAACTATGAAATTGGATTAAAAGGTTCATTCTTAGATGATAAACTTTTATTTGCAACATCATTATTTTATTTAGATATTAAAGATATTCATGTTTATAGTACAGATAAAACAACAGGTATGATGTACACTTCAAATGCAGGAGAGGCTGATTCTAAAGGAATAGAATTGGAAGTATCATATAACATAAATAATAATTGGAAAGTAGATACTTCTATTGGTATAATGAAAGCAACTTATTCAAATTATATAGATGCAAATGGAAATGATAATAAAGATAATAAAATAGAAAGAACACCTTCTCACTCAGCTAACTTTGGAGTTTCATACTATGGTGATAGTGGATTATATGGAAGAGTTGATGTAAAAAATCAAGGAGATATGTATTTTAATGCACAAAATAGTTTAAAACAAGACTCTTATACTATTGCAAATGCAAAAATTGGTTATTTATTTGATGATTTTGATGTATATACTTATGTTAAAAATATTACAGATGAAAGTTATATAGTTGCTCTTGAAGAAATGGCTGAATTTAGACAATTAACTTATGGAAAAGGAAGATTTATAGGTGTTGGATTAAAATACTCTTTTTAAAAGAGTATTTTAATTTCATATTTTACTATCCTAGGTTTTTAGCTACAAAATCCCAGTTTACTAATTGCCAGAAGTTTTCTAAGAATTTAGGTCTTGCATTTCTAACATCAATATAGTAAGCATGTTCCCAAACATCACATGTTAAAACTGGAGTTAAACCTTCAGTTATAGGACAGCCTGCATTTGAAGTTGTAACGATTTTTAAATCACCACTTGCATCTTTTACTAACCAAGCCCAACCTGAACCAAATTGTCCGATAGCTTTAGCTGTAAACTCTTCTTTAAATTTTTCAACTGAACCAAAAGCTTTTGTTAAAGCTGCTTCAACAGAAGCTGGAATAGCACCTTGATTTGGAGTTAGACCACTAAAGAAAAAATCATGGTTAAATACTTGAGCGGCATTATTAAAAATACCACCACTTGATTTTTTTACGATATCTTCTAAAGATAAGTTTTCAAACTCAGTTCCTGGAATCAAATTATTTAAATTGTTTACATAAGTTTGGTGGTGTTTACCGTGGTGAAACTCTAAAGTTTCTTGTGACATACATGGTGCTAATGCATCTATTGCATAAGGTAATTTCATTAATTCGTGTTTCATATTATTATCCTTTTAAAAAAAATTAATTGAACCTAAGAATACCCTTTTTTATATATTTTTTCACTTAATAATTTTTCTTAACCATATTGATATGGTTTTATACCAAACTCTTTCAATATAGAATAAACATGATCAAAAATATCTGCTTGAATATTTTCATAATCAATCCAAACTGTTGTAGCCGTAAAACAATATATTTCTAAAGGTATTCCATATTCATTAGGAGCTAATTGTCTTACCATAATTGTCATATCTTTGTTTATATTTGGATGATTTTTTAAATATGTAACCAAATATGCTCTTAATGTTCCAATATTTGTAAGTCTTCTACCATTCATTGCTACACTTAAATCAAAATTATGCGATTCGTTATAATTTTTTATTTCTGATTGTTTAGTGTGTAAATATGGTATCAAAAGATTTGCTTTTTCTAATCTTTTTATATCTTCTTCACTTAAAAAAGATATTGAATTAATATCTATTAAAACTGCTCTTTTTATTCTTCTTCCACCTGATTCTCTCATTCCTTGCCAGTTTTTAAAAGAATCTGATACTAAAGCATAAGTTGGTATTGTTGTTATCGTTTTATCAAAGTTTCTAACCTTTACAACATTTAAACCAATATCTATAATGTCTCCATCAGCACCATATTTTGGCATTTCAATCCAATCTCCAACTTGAACCATTTTGTTAGTTGAAAGTTGAAGCCCAGCTGAAAACCCTAAAATAGTATCTTTAAATACCAACATTAAAACAGCAGACATTGCTCCAAGTCCACTCAAAATTGCAACTGGTGATTTATCCATTATTATAGAAATTACATATATAAAACATATTATTCCAAAGATAAGTTTTATACTTTGAATAACACTTTGCATAGCAAAAAATGGTGTTTTTGTTTTATTATGAAGTGTTTTGAAACTTTTATCAACTATCGAATAAAAAGATAAAAGCCCAAAAATAGATATCCAAATAAGTGAAAATATTTGAAATATTTCATAAAAGACACTTTGTTTATCTACCCAAATTGATGTTTGCCAATATACAACCAAACCTTGAAATACGAGCGCTAATCTTTGGAAAAGGTTATATTCTAATAAGCTTTGAGTTATAAAATTATGTCTTTTTCTATCAACTTTTTTTATAGACTTTAAAATAATTTTATGAAGTATTATATGAACAACAATAGCAGTTAAAACAATAATCCCAATAAATATAAAACTTACAGTAATAAATGTAGGTTCAATACCTATATCTTTTAAAAATTCTATTAAGTATTTTTTCATTTTTTTCTCCTACAAGTTTTTTATTGAGAAATTTATATTTGCTTACAAAGCCTTAATGGCTTTGTAAAATTTTAAGCGAATGCAGGTTCTAAGAAAGGAATAATTTGTTTTTTTCTTGATAAACAACCATCTAACCAAACTTTATTATCTACAAGTTTACAGTTAAATGCTTTTTCAAAAATTGAAGTATCATCAGAAGTTACTAAAACTTCACTTCCTTCTTTCATAATGTCAGTTAAAAGTAAAGCAACAGTATGTAAACCTTGTTCTTCTTTTACTTTTTTAATATCAGCCATTAATTCATCTTTGATTGCATCAAAAACACTTCCATCAACAACTTCAAGTTGTCCAACACCTACTTTTTTTCCGTGCATATCAAAGTTTTTATAATCTCTCATTACAAGCTCTCTAATTGGAGTTCCTGCAACTGCTGATTTTACTCTAAACATTTCCATTCCAAGTGCACCAAAATCTTCTATTCCACAGATTTTTGCTAACTCTCTGACAGCTTTGATATCTGTTTCTGTACATGTTGGAGATTTAAAAATTACTGTGTCAGATAAAATCGCACACATCATAATTCCAGCGATGTTTGCAGGAATTTCAACTTTATGAAAATCATACATCTCTTTTACAATTGTATTTGTACACCCAACTGGTCTAATCCAACACTCTAATGGAGCAGAAGTTGTGATGTCACCAAGTTTATGATGGTCAACTATTCCAACAATTATAGTTTTATCAAGTTCTTGTGGAGCTTGAGCAACATCTGAATAATCAGTGATAAATAGTTCATCACCTGCAAAAGATGTTTTAAGTAGTGGTGCTTCAAATCCAAATTTTTCTAAAATAAATTTTGTTTCTGGATTTGGTTCACCTTGACGTGCTGGAATTGCAGGACGCCCAATTTTATTTAAAAGGTAAGCTAAAGAGATTGCTGAACAGATTGAATCAGAATCGGGAATAATATGTCCACATGTATATAATGCCATAAATTGTATCCTTTTTTTTGGTTTCCGATAAAAAAGGGAAACCATAAATTTTGTTTGTTAAATTTTCGGGCATTTTATCTAAAAAGAAGTTATGTTACTTTTAAATAAAAAAATTAGTATTAATATCCCAACTCTTCATCAACTAAAATGATGATTATTCTTCCTATTTCATCATCAGCTTTTATCCAAGAGAATTTTCGTGCAATATTGTCTAAGTTATATTTTGGTTCTTTTCCAAAAGAGATAGCTTTTTTATTCATTCTGTCTATATTTTTTGTTGCAGCAACATCCATAACTCTTTTAAAACCATCTTCTAAAGAATCAACTATTTTATTAATTCCAACGATTAATAAAACATTTGTTGGACCATAAGAAAGTGCTGCTACCCTATTTCCACTTCCATCAGCATTTACAAGTTTTCCGTCTTTTGTAATTGCATTTGTGCTTGTTACAAAAATATCACTAATTAATCCTTGTTTTCTTCGTTTGATGTTCTCTTCCATAGAAATACCAGCTTCATATTGATTATGTAAAGTAATCTCTTTATTGTCCAATAAAAAGTCAAGTAAACCTATCTCTTTTACACTTTCACTTCCACCAAGTCCAACACTCATATTTGGCTTAATATAACTTTTTGCTAAAGATAAAGCTTCCGCTTTATCCTTTACAAAATAAGCATCATAACCACAAGATTTTAAAACTGCTAAAAACTCTTTCATCTTATTTATTCCTCTATTAAAAATTGTCCTAATTGTCTATTTTTTAAAAGTTTAGCATAATTTGTCACACATCCATGCATAGAAATATATACACCATTTTGAATTGAAGCATTTAAAAACCCTATTGCTTGTGCAAAGTTTAAAGTTGCTTCAACTTTTTTTATACTCATAGGAACCATTGCACCTGTTAATACTATTT
Protein-coding regions in this window:
- a CDS encoding helix-turn-helix domain-containing protein, producing the protein MKSDIFKNPKLDFIELRYVEDIEDCVKMHLHEELTITAIKKGSLTLIFNDTFIGLNPNEIAIINSQIPHSATTNEKSKDGYVLYLKKDYLKNLDFNFSSAFELIKNKNIYKSFIKLCDCLLDIKVSLIEKEENIYLFCLAFFSFEQTEQNYKEESILAMNIKKYLDESYLEEFILDELALKFDLTVVHLIRVFKKEFGLPIHSYILNKKVHLAKELLTSNISISQIAQNSGFFDQSHLNRSFKRIFQITPKEYQKNIFSKC
- a CDS encoding type II toxin-antitoxin system PemK/MazF family toxin, with protein sequence MVEETIKRFDIYLVKLNPTIGSEIQKTRPCIIISPNEMNVLNTVIVSPLTSKGFDFIFRPKINFEGKKGLILLDQIRTVDKSRLLKKVGTVDIEKSKEISSTLVEIFKY
- a CDS encoding AbrB/MazE/SpoVT family DNA-binding domain-containing protein encodes the protein MTMLTKIGNSQGIRIPKALIKEAQLENVEIDLEVVENGLLLKPVKKTAREDWEKNIKKVIEKNKNKKDDGILEDFLNDSDLEDYEW
- a CDS encoding helix-turn-helix transcriptional regulator, with protein sequence MSLNETIFQFDDEGFMSFPKEKVEASIFGKKVIDEVYFVKANLTLKDDITVQSKSKVDGILLDFNLIGDVSYKSKIHNYGFSTSKNRTDIELIKEENTESKAKKGEVNKISLIVKKDFLAKNLPLNKKSEYVLNALEKNSCQELLKSEATNFLTNKILNQLYHFDMYEGNLGDIFLQSKVLELLYCEFFELFKEETISKNSIVKFDEKDMQALYKAKDLILSFEEDFTITTLSKKVALNEFKLKTGFKKYFNTSPGNLIIEQKMLKAKQLLETGDYNVNEISQLVGYKYQQSFTTTFTKYFGVNPKTVIKTKSIFYK
- a CDS encoding TonB-dependent receptor; the encoded protein is MYKTFTKFTIISLITSQICLANEQKTTTLDEITVSANKMEENIQDVPQSISVVTENDIEEKSIKNVSDVIEKIPNLSSTYMYSERVNFRGINTSVFTNNNPVVIYIDGVPHSSVYGFDASLQNAQQVEVLRGPQGALYGKDSIGGVINIITKEPKNELNGFVGVEYGINNFMQTSFNANGAVIADKLFLGINGKVGKDNGWQTNHNPNQDKDSTRKEFHQLNTNLKYNATDNFSMVLNIFNDKDYKYGFEGGAVPQTQNINNYKRKDFKDVNFETDSYMKNKSNAQSLKMEYSFDENNTLTSITANKHMNIDGTWDVDYGNNRSYDEMSMYQDAKSKNFSQEIRLTGENNLFRYVTGIYFEKDSFDFDNYGMEYPSYLVGNPFGTGVGAEFNSISQADSSTYATFGQVIIPFLETYELTLGGRYQKIKKEMNLDYYFNPINISTNPIFQFDEENTWNIFLPKIAISKKFDDKLTTYISASKGYLPGGYNNFASSGNEEDNRFDAQTSMNYEIGLKGSFLDDKLLFATSLFYLDIKDIHVYSTDKTTGMMYTSNAGEADSKGIELEVSYNINNNWKVDTSIGIMKATYSNYIDANGNDNKDNKIERTPSHSANFGVSYYGDSGLYGRVDVKNQGDMYFNAQNSLKQDSYTIANAKIGYLFDDFDVYTYVKNITDESYIVALEEMAEFRQLTYGKGRFIGVGLKYSF
- a CDS encoding superoxide dismutase, which codes for MKHELMKLPYAIDALAPCMSQETLEFHHGKHHQTYVNNLNNLIPGTEFENLSLEDIVKKSSGGIFNNAAQVFNHDFFFSGLTPNQGAIPASVEAALTKAFGSVEKFKEEFTAKAIGQFGSGWAWLVKDASGDLKIVTTSNAGCPITEGLTPVLTCDVWEHAYYIDVRNARPKFLENFWQLVNWDFVAKNLG
- a CDS encoding mechanosensitive ion channel family protein codes for the protein MKKYLIEFLKDIGIEPTFITVSFIFIGIIVLTAIVVHIILHKIILKSIKKVDRKRHNFITQSLLEYNLFQRLALVFQGLVVYWQTSIWVDKQSVFYEIFQIFSLIWISIFGLLSFYSIVDKSFKTLHNKTKTPFFAMQSVIQSIKLIFGIICFIYVISIIMDKSPVAILSGLGAMSAVLMLVFKDTILGFSAGLQLSTNKMVQVGDWIEMPKYGADGDIIDIGLNVVKVRNFDKTITTIPTYALVSDSFKNWQGMRESGGRRIKRAVLIDINSISFLSEEDIKRLEKANLLIPYLHTKQSEIKNYNESHNFDLSVAMNGRRLTNIGTLRAYLVTYLKNHPNINKDMTIMVRQLAPNEYGIPLEIYCFTATTVWIDYENIQADIFDHVYSILKEFGIKPYQYG
- a CDS encoding manganese-dependent inorganic pyrophosphatase is translated as MALYTCGHIIPDSDSICSAISLAYLLNKIGRPAIPARQGEPNPETKFILEKFGFEAPLLKTSFAGDELFITDYSDVAQAPQELDKTIIVGIVDHHKLGDITTSAPLECWIRPVGCTNTIVKEMYDFHKVEIPANIAGIMMCAILSDTVIFKSPTCTETDIKAVRELAKICGIEDFGALGMEMFRVKSAVAGTPIRELVMRDYKNFDMHGKKVGVGQLEVVDGSVFDAIKDELMADIKKVKEEQGLHTVALLLTDIMKEGSEVLVTSDDTSIFEKAFNCKLVDNKVWLDGCLSRKKQIIPFLEPAFA
- a CDS encoding lactate utilization protein, yielding MKEFLAVLKSCGYDAYFVKDKAEALSLAKSYIKPNMSVGLGGSESVKEIGLLDFLLDNKEITLHNQYEAGISMEENIKRRKQGLISDIFVTSTNAITKDGKLVNADGSGNRVAALSYGPTNVLLIVGINKIVDSLEDGFKRVMDVAATKNIDRMNKKAISFGKEPKYNLDNIARKFSWIKADDEIGRIIIILVDEELGY